In Gopherus evgoodei ecotype Sinaloan lineage chromosome 21, rGopEvg1_v1.p, whole genome shotgun sequence, a single window of DNA contains:
- the LOC115638391 gene encoding olfactory receptor 6N2-like: MEANDRSVVKAFIILGFSSMPHLQALSFILILATYVLTLTANLVIISVVKAKQHLHRPMYYFLCSFSFLEILFTTSTAPKMLESLVEVRSTISVAGCIAQLYLFFALGSTQCFLLAIMTYDRNLAICHPLRYPAIMTMWICTRLIGMVLQGGFLAPLLPIIFISQLSFCGPEEIQHYFLDAGPLLRLASS; this comes from the coding sequence ATGGAAGCCAACGACCGTAGCGTGGTAAAGGCCTTCATCATCCTGGGCTTCTCCAGCATGCCACATCTCCAGGCCTTGTCCTTCATCTTGATCCTGGCTACCTATGTCCTGACACTGACTGCCAATCTGGTCATTATTTCAGTGGTGAAGGCCAAACAACACCTGCACCGCCCCATGTATTATTTCCTGTGCAGCTTCTCCTTTCTGGAGATCTTATTTACCACCTCCACTGCGCCCAAGATGCTGGAGAGCTTAGTGGAAGTTAGGAGCACTATCTCTGTGGCTGGCTGCATAGCCCAGCTCTATCTTTTCTTCGCCCTGGGCTCCACCCAGTGTTTCCTCCTGGCCATCATGACCTATGACCGCAACTTGGCCATCTGTCACCCTCTGCGGTACCCGGCCATCATGACCATGTGGATCTGCACCCGACTGATAGGGATGGTCTTGCAGGGTGGCTTCCTAGCCCCCTTGCTGCCCATTATCTTCATCTCCCAGCTCTCATTCTGTGGGCCTGAGGAAATCCAACACTACTTCTTGGATGCGGGGCCCTTGCTGAGGCTAGCATCAAGCTGA